A genomic window from Nematostella vectensis chromosome 9, jaNemVect1.1, whole genome shotgun sequence includes:
- the LOC116601880 gene encoding uncharacterized protein LOC116601880: protein MIEFFKDHPVLTGLAVCTAGAAAFCYCRSKSSVESDGQGEETKEEVPVAVQDAVEDVSACFPADLLRAEKSSQCRELLVYQARSWELLLPSYKQVFPELHPRNLLKIFIKPRLLMPIVVFLVAAPRQAIVVFECPAPTVVLGDILYLMSAVTFAALICFVINFVMKMHIQSKVKSLQVSVY from the exons ATGATAGAGTTTTTTAAGGACCACCCCGTCCTCACCGGACTAGCAGTCTGCACAGCAGGAGCCGCAGCGTTCTGCTATTGCAGAAGTAAATCGAGTGTCGAG AGTGATGGTCAAGGAGAAGAGACCAAAGAAGAAGTACCCGTCGCGGTACAAGACGCTGTCGAAGATGTCTCCG CGTGTTTTCCAGCCGATCTTTTGCGAGCGGAGAAGTCTTCACAATGTCGAGAATTGCTTGTTTATCAAG CCCGTTCTTGGGAGCTTTTGCTGCCGAGCTACAAGCAAGTGTTCCCGGAGCTCCACCCCCGGAACCTTCTTAAGATCTTCATCAAGCCGCGACTGCTGATGCCAA TTGTTGTCTTTCTCGTGGCTGCTCCAAGGCAAGCAATCGTTGTCTTTGAGTGCCCCGCTCCCACCGTCGTGCTGGGGGATATCCTGTACCTGATGTCAGCGGTTACCTTCGCCGCTCTTATATGCTTTGTTATCAACTTCGTCATGAAGATGCATATCCAGTCGAAGGTCAAATCCCTTCAGGTGAGCGTTTATTAA